The sequence AAACGTATTGTAGTGTCCGACCGTGTATATTTTTCAGATTACTTTTAAACAGATAGAAAACTATGAGGAAGATTATGAATTGTGTTTTTGATATCGATGGAACAATTTGTTTTGATTATATGAATTTAAGTGAAGAAGGGGTTCAACTTTTAGAAACGCTTGAAGAAGCAGGTCATCACGTAATGTTTGCTTCCGCAAGACCCATTCGTGATATGTTACCGGTTCTAAAAGATCGCTATCGTAACTATACGTTAATTGGCGGAAATGGTTCAATCATTTCTCAAAATGACCAAATTGTGGACGTATGTCTTTTTGAAGCGGATCTTTTAAAATCGATTATGGACGTTTTAGAAGATGAATCTGTGATCTATTTAGCAGATGGCAGATGGAACTTTAGTTATAACGGAGATGGCTCCCATGAATTAATGCAGTATGTTAATCGAGGGAATCTTGGAGACAATGTATCGTTTGAATCATTAGATGGGGTTATGAAATTAATCGTTTTAGAGGCTGAAGATATGAATCGTGTTCACGATCGTCTAAGTGATCTACCGGTTTCATTTTACCGTCATGAATCGACAGGAACTTTAGATATACTGGCATTTAAAACATCGAAATATGATGCCTTAAAACGTCTTGGCATCGAAGATTATATTGCGATGGGAAATGATATCAATGATATAGAGATGTTAGATCATGCAAATCCGGGAATTATGATTAACTTTAATGAACGGCTTGCACCCTATGCAGACTATCAAGTAGATTACGATGAGCACTATCTTGAATCGATTTTAGAAATTATAGAAAAGCATGAAAAGACAGCATAAGCTGTCTTTTTTTTGACGTTTATAACATATTCACAGTGTTTTATAACATTACACCGTGAATTCACGCCATTACTCCTAAAATTAATATAAAAAAGGGGTGGATGCATTGAAGTTAAAACATTTAAAACAGAGGGTGAGTGATTATAAGATTTTGTTTGTACTGATGGTTGTGGGGATTTTGACGCTTACTTGGCTTGGCTGGGAGATGCGCCCGGCACAAATGCGTTCGGCACGTTATACCAATGTACAAAACTATGAAACCATCAACGGTTCTTATGATTTTAAAGATACATACAGCTATTTTGAAACTTTAGGATCACCTGTAACAAAATCACTTTTCAAACTGGAAAAACCCTTCACCTACAACGCCAACAGTGTTGATGTAGTAATTCAAGGGTATGAACTTGTGGAACTGGAACAAGCCATCCAAATTGGGTCATCATCACGAACCCCATCAACGAAGCGGTATCTGATTGCACATATAACAGTCGAAAATCATCAGTCGGAAGCTATTGTTGTGAAGAATTTTGAAAATTT is a genomic window of Erysipelothrix amsterdamensis containing:
- a CDS encoding HAD-IIB family hydrolase, which produces MNCVFDIDGTICFDYMNLSEEGVQLLETLEEAGHHVMFASARPIRDMLPVLKDRYRNYTLIGGNGSIISQNDQIVDVCLFEADLLKSIMDVLEDESVIYLADGRWNFSYNGDGSHELMQYVNRGNLGDNVSFESLDGVMKLIVLEAEDMNRVHDRLSDLPVSFYRHESTGTLDILAFKTSKYDALKRLGIEDYIAMGNDINDIEMLDHANPGIMINFNERLAPYADYQVDYDEHYLESILEIIEKHEKTA